The window GCTGAAGCTCCATCAAGACCGATCGACAAGGTCAGAGGTAATACAATAGTTACCGTTTGACCATTTACCGGAGTGTTGCAACCAATCGAAGCGCCGGATAGAAGTCCCGTGGCTACACAATTAGTAAATGTAGAAGCCTGCTGGCCAAGCACCGCACCAGGAAGGATATCTGCATAGACATCCACGACAACAGTCTGGCCAGCTGAAACCGTAAAAGAATTACCACTGAAGACATAGGAGGTGTTATTGGTCAAAGCTGAGTAGGTCGAACCGAAAACAGCGGATCCGACTTTAACCATCAGGTTCTGGTAGTCAGTGCTTGCACGAGCGCTGGAGACAATCGTAATGCTAGAAACGGATATGCCTTCCGCTGAAGAAGCAGTAATGGCATACGAGCCAATCTTTGCGGCCGACGTGTTGATCGTAAAGCCTTGATTTCCCACCGAAGAATTTAGACTAACCGTTAGAGTTCCTGCCGGCGGAGGAAGCGTAGAAAATGTGTATTCGTTACTGGTTGATTTATTTCCGCTGCCATCTGCTGAAGTAACTTTATAGAAATAAGTGGTGTTGGGGCTCAAACTCGAGAAGGTAACCGTGTGAGTATATCCGCTATAGGCGGATGAAACTGAGCCGTTGGCAGAAGTGTAGTAGGAGCCGGGAGTCGTGCCAAGATATGCGGTGCTATCACTATTTTCATTCGTCGTCCAAGTGATAGTCGCTGAATTTGCCGCAACGCTAATTGCTTGCACCGTGGAAATGACCGGCGGAATAGTGTCGGCGGGCGAACCTGCAGGAGGAGGGGGCGGAATATATGGAGGCAAAGAAGGAGGCACATAGACCGCAATCGGAGGAGTTGTGTTTTGCTGAATGGCTTGAGTATTCTGCTGAATTTGCTGCAATGTCTGCGTCTGAGCAGTCTGAGCCGCTTGGGTAGTGCTTGATTGAGCCTGTAATTGCTGTTGCAAGAGCATCACCTGTTTCAAAAGCAAAGTTAATTGCGCTTGCAACGCCTTATTAGTGCTGCTTGTAGTTGTGGCCGAAACAGAAGTCGGCGGCGTGGAACTGGTCTCGGCAACCGCCTGCTGGTTAGACGCATTAATTTGCACGCCAAGAACCGCATTGGCTTTCGCCCTTGTTAGTGGTCCAAAATATCCGGCAGCCGGGGTAATGCCAGCGCTAGTTTGAAACTTCTTTACTCCAGAGAGGGTGAGTGAAAAAAAGTTGCCGGTGATTGGTCCGGAATAAAAATTTTGGTCGGTTAAAAACTCCTGCAACTTGGTAACATCCACGTCGCCTTGTACGCCGAAATAGAGGTCATGGTCAAATGCTTGTGCGGACGCGATCAACGGGAACAACAGAGCCAGGACAATTAAATATTTTTTCATATTACCATTAAACCACCAACGATAAATTTTGTAAATCTGCGGGGAATCGTGCCTGCCTGCCGGTAGGCAGGGACGACGTTAGAACCTGTTTTATGGGAAAAGCCCAGCATTTCTTCATTCCGAGCTTAGTTGGATAGCCCCCTGGCAATGATGCTTTCAAAGGTGGTCTGTGCCCCCCAATAGGGCAAGAACGTTCTGGTGAGAGATAGTACCCATGAGCAAGACGCGCGGGATGGGCACCGTTGGAATCTTTTTTATGAGCCAGCCCACTTTCTCCATTCCTTTTTATCAAGGCCGGACTGACGGATCATGGTCTCAAGGGTTC of the bacterium genome contains:
- a CDS encoding fibronectin type III domain-containing protein, with translation MKKYLIVLALLFPLIASAQAFDHDLYFGVQGDVDVTKLQEFLTDQNFYSGPITGNFFSLTLSGVKKFQTSAGITPAAGYFGPLTRAKANAVLGVQINASNQQAVAETSSTPPTSVSATTTSSTNKALQAQLTLLLKQVMLLQQQLQAQSSTTQAAQTAQTQTLQQIQQNTQAIQQNTTPPIAVYVPPSLPPYIPPPPPAGSPADTIPPVISTVQAISVAANSATITWTTNENSDSTAYLGTTPGSYYTSANGSVSSAYSGYTHTVTFSSLSPNTTYFYKVTSADGSGNKSTSNEYTFSTLPPPAGTLTVSLNSSVGNQGFTINTSAAKIGSYAITASSAEGISVSSITIVSSARASTDYQNLMVKVGSAVFGSTYSALTNNTSYVFSGNSFTVSAGQTVVVDVYADILPGAVLGQQASTFTNCVATGLLSGASIGCNTPVNGQTVTIVLPLTLSIGLDGASASSGQLVMGSTGNSLASFRFTETSNNEDVRITDLVVFQRNNSGKTGFGNLTLYDGGTPVGSAGSGALSANGNGYNYAFHFASPVMVGKSGSKTLVLKGDAASYASGGAVDNSTSIFEIAPSTEYATASTLVTAFGASSNTAVANIFLSGPVGNKQTVLRSVLTVMANSAASPRPGKSTIDDVGTITFAASPAGSVSLNQVVLTFSGTMPSSTFINNTANMKLYDPSTGTPVPGSVSASSYAFTYTIGSGIGGYVISAGSSKTFTIRIDSNTNSNDGRPGVSQTFGVTLANTTAVTYVDALDGAGNSINLPATLVPMVAANVSYPAGT